A genomic region of Paenibacillus sp. PL2-23 contains the following coding sequences:
- a CDS encoding SAM-dependent methyltransferase: MSYDTDTPLAKKLKAIIGQSPSSGIVLDDDGKELAVPSIPFRKYMEACLYDSEFGYYRTGAARVGKGGDFYTSSAIGDIMGRLLAGCAHRYSQLHGQSISIVEWGAGTGVLSAQIAAFCRELDAKPWHRQLLIENHSGHAAAAKAAMMALELSEPPFVLNTDALSSFGIRQWLNERPALLIANELLDAFPVSRIQRKDGQLVELGVAILPDGSFVYSRMPLSDPRLAHWLKRDGVELREGQITEVCPGVNDWLAQLGNWCAGSTVRIAILDYGHAAPEYAGEHRMEGTLMTYARHQGGDQPFDRPGQRDITAHVAFDFVKACAEEAGFQAIYYDTQKRFLMDQGVLELLVEHDGRDPFSVGARRNRAVRQLLLSDGMSESFKVMILEMNKTG; this comes from the coding sequence ATGTCTTACGATACGGACACTCCTCTGGCGAAAAAGCTGAAGGCTATAATCGGGCAATCCCCTTCATCCGGCATTGTCTTGGATGATGACGGCAAGGAGCTGGCGGTGCCGTCTATTCCTTTCCGGAAATATATGGAGGCTTGTCTTTATGACAGCGAATTCGGTTATTATCGGACTGGCGCCGCAAGGGTCGGCAAGGGCGGGGATTTCTATACCAGCTCCGCAATTGGAGATATCATGGGGCGCCTGCTTGCGGGCTGCGCCCATCGCTACAGCCAGCTGCATGGGCAGTCCATATCTATTGTGGAATGGGGCGCGGGAACGGGCGTATTATCAGCTCAAATCGCCGCCTTCTGCCGGGAGCTGGACGCGAAGCCTTGGCATCGGCAGCTGCTTATCGAGAATCATTCCGGACACGCGGCCGCTGCGAAGGCAGCTATGATGGCGCTGGAGCTCAGCGAGCCGCCCTTTGTGCTGAATACTGACGCGCTAAGCTCCTTCGGCATACGGCAATGGCTTAACGAACGGCCCGCGCTGCTCATTGCCAATGAGCTGCTGGATGCGTTCCCTGTGAGCCGCATACAGCGCAAGGACGGCCAGCTGGTGGAGCTGGGCGTCGCTATTCTTCCCGACGGGAGCTTTGTATACTCCCGGATGCCATTGTCCGATCCACGGCTGGCGCATTGGCTGAAGCGGGACGGCGTAGAGCTCCGCGAGGGTCAGATCACGGAGGTTTGTCCAGGCGTTAACGATTGGCTTGCTCAGCTTGGGAATTGGTGCGCGGGCAGCACAGTGCGAATCGCCATCTTGGACTATGGGCATGCCGCTCCCGAATATGCGGGAGAGCATCGGATGGAGGGCACTCTGATGACCTATGCCAGGCATCAGGGGGGCGATCAGCCCTTCGACCGGCCGGGCCAAAGAGATATTACCGCCCATGTCGCCTTCGATTTCGTCAAAGCATGCGCGGAGGAGGCCGGCTTCCAGGCCATCTACTACGATACCCAGAAGCGGTTCCTGATGGATCAAGGCGTGCTGGAGCTGCTCGTGGAGCATGACGGGAGGGACCCCTTCAGCGTGGGGGCGAGGCGTAATCGGGCCGTCAGACAGCTGCTGCTAAGCGACGGCATGAGCGAAAGCTTTAAGGTGATGATACTGGAGATGAATAAGACGGGATAG
- a CDS encoding extracellular solute-binding protein — MFLRKYAPLLLSALLLTVLLLVFIAQTLNWNWNRTSLSAGAGPVVPADGELMEPEPSELYISVSLPPGEYEALMQRTNTFMLQYPHIQIALHNDYPSADRYDRAVQLGAQGSAPDVMLVNSSWVVPLAVQGYLKPVDSLMSGDVLSDQLPALIEPMKWNGYLWGAPESMDPYFLAWDELLLEQRGLSKPPGSWSEVLAAADSLLAEQRRAEDSGDNRVYLTWLEEGDLTGLLMLLSRFDEDDRAWLRLDSSSEALLGRLSELSSRSRVVASGEEGGTEALQELLENHRLLMAAMRWSDYVKLEPAIRERLMIERQSVQYPWLNSSSYVIAASTRYEEDAMLWIQEMTGTAVGLKEMASRHALPVRASLYGGQPNLLALADRQPPDWWFDALSVKPAPRTGMDNDPGWPITWRAWEAAWKRAGAEADSFSAFADAMPALGAAQAHSDGQL; from the coding sequence GTGTTTCTTCGCAAATATGCGCCTCTGCTGTTAAGCGCGTTGCTGCTCACCGTTCTGCTGCTCGTATTTATAGCCCAAACGTTGAACTGGAATTGGAATCGGACAAGCTTATCGGCCGGAGCGGGACCTGTGGTGCCTGCAGACGGCGAGCTTATGGAGCCTGAGCCGTCGGAGCTTTATATATCGGTGTCGCTTCCTCCCGGGGAGTATGAAGCGCTTATGCAACGAACAAATACATTTATGCTGCAGTATCCCCATATTCAAATTGCATTGCATAACGATTATCCGTCCGCCGATCGATACGACAGGGCGGTTCAGCTCGGGGCGCAAGGCTCCGCGCCGGATGTGATGCTTGTGAACAGCAGCTGGGTTGTGCCGCTTGCCGTACAGGGCTATCTTAAGCCTGTCGACAGTCTGATGTCGGGTGATGTTCTCTCCGATCAGCTTCCCGCGCTGATTGAGCCTATGAAATGGAACGGCTATCTGTGGGGCGCCCCAGAGAGCATGGATCCCTATTTCCTTGCCTGGGATGAGCTGCTGCTGGAGCAGCGCGGTCTGTCGAAGCCGCCTGGCAGCTGGTCTGAGGTGCTTGCCGCAGCCGACAGTTTATTGGCCGAGCAGCGCCGTGCGGAGGATAGCGGGGACAATCGTGTCTATCTGACTTGGCTTGAAGAGGGCGACCTGACAGGCTTGCTGATGCTGCTGTCCCGGTTTGACGAGGACGACCGCGCCTGGCTGAGGCTGGACTCCTCATCCGAAGCTCTCCTGGGCAGGCTGTCTGAGCTGAGCAGCCGCTCTCGTGTTGTCGCCAGCGGCGAAGAAGGGGGAACGGAAGCGCTTCAAGAGCTTCTGGAGAATCACCGGCTGTTGATGGCTGCGATGCGATGGAGCGATTACGTTAAGCTGGAGCCCGCCATTCGTGAACGTCTGATGATCGAACGTCAATCCGTTCAATATCCTTGGCTGAATAGCAGCAGCTATGTTATCGCTGCCTCCACGCGCTATGAGGAGGATGCCATGCTGTGGATTCAAGAGATGACGGGCACTGCGGTCGGTCTGAAGGAAATGGCATCCAGGCATGCTCTGCCGGTCAGAGCGTCCTTGTACGGCGGCCAGCCCAATCTGCTGGCGCTGGCCGATAGACAGCCGCCAGATTGGTGGTTCGATGCGTTAAGCGTCAAGCCGGCCCCCCGGACAGGCATGGATAACGATCCAGGCTGGCCCATCACATGGAGGGCTTGGGAGGCGGCATGGAAGCGAGCCGGGGCGGAGGCGGACTCGTTCAGCGCCTTTGCGGATGCTATGCCAGCTCTGGGTGCAGCTCAAGCCCATTCGGACGGCCAGCTCTAA